The Flavobacterium galactosidilyticum nucleotide sequence TGCTCCAGGCAAAAGTATCAATGATGGTATTGATGCGATGAATGAAATAAAAGCCAAAGTTTTAGACGATACATTCACCACTGATTTAGGTGGAGAATCTAGAGATTTTGTCGAAAGTAGTTCAAATACAGCTTTTGCATTTGGATTAGCTTTATTATTAATTTTCCTTATTCTATCTGCCCAGTTTGAAAGTTTTATAGATCCATTCATTATTATTTTGACAGTTCCTATGGCAGTCGCAGGTGCATTGTTCTCTTTATGGCTATTTAATCAAACTTGGAATATCTTTAGCCAAATTGGAACTGTTATGCTTATTGGTTTGGTAACCAAGAACGGAATTCTGATAGTCGAATTTGCTAATCAGCTTCGAGAACAAGGAAAACCTAAATTAGAGGCAATATTAGAAGCTTCTGAAGCTAGACTTCGTCCTATTTTGATGACCAGTTTAGCAATCTCATTAGGTGCATTACCAATTGCAATTTCATTTGGAGCCGCTTCAACTAGTAGAATGGGAATGGGTGTTGTAATTGTAGGAGGAACTATTTTCTCTTTGGTCTTGACTTTATTTGTAATTCCAGCGATGTATTTAATGTGGTCTAAAGCAAGAAAACATTATCCAGAATTTGATCATATTGAAGAATATGAAAAAGACGTAAAATAGTAATAATGAAACTCCACGGCACACATTGATTAATCTGATTTATGTTAGAAAAAATTAATTTGTGTCAAATAAAATATAATTATGATAAATACCAAAATACTGTTTCGAAGTTTAATTCTATTATTCTTTTTTGTAGTAAAAATAAGCGCGCAAGAAGTTCTTACATTAGAAAATGCAGTAAAAGTTGCATTAGAAAATAATTATGAAATAAAAATTGCTTCTAATAATTCCCTAATTAGCAAGACAAATGTAACGAGTGGAAATGCAGGAATGCTCCCAAAAGCTACAGCTACAATTACAGATAGTAACGGTATTCAAAACCTATCGCAAACGCGAGCTGACGGAACTGTTAATGAACTTGATAACGGAAAAAGCAGCAATTTGAATTATGGTATTGGTTTAGATTGGACCATTTTTGACGGTTTCAAAATGTTTGCTAAACGAGATCAATTAAAAGAGTTGCAGAAATTAGGAGAAGCGCAGCTTAAAATGACAATAATTACAAAAATTAGTGATGTAAGTGCTACTTATTTTGATTTAGTACAACAGCAACAGCAATTAGCAGCACTGGACACCACAATCGTAATTTCAAATCAGCGTTTGAATTTAGCACAAAACCGTTTTTCGATAGGGAAAGCATCTAAATTAGAAGTTTTAAACGCACAAGTAGACTTAAACACTGATAAAGTTGCACTGTTGAGACAGAAGGAATTGTATGCTAACACTAAGATTATATTAAATCAAATTTTAGCTAGAGATGTAAAAACTGATTTCACTGTAATAGATAATATCACTGTTGATAGCCAATTATTACTTCCGGAATTAACGGCTTTAGCTGAAAAACAAAATCCGCAATTAGAAGCCCAAATTATAAACAGAAAAGTTGCAGAATTACAATTAAAACAAATAAAAGGAACAAGATATCCTACAGTTAAATTAAACACAGGATACAATTTTTCAGAAAGTAGATCAAGTCTTGGTTTTACAACTCAATCATCAGCCAGAGGTTTAAATTATGGTTTTAATGCTTCTCTAAATTTATTTGATGGTTTTGCACAAAATAGAAATGAGCAAATAGCTAAAATTCAAATTGACAATTCTAAGTTGGCATTTGATCAGCAAAACGAACTATTATATTCTCAATTAGCGACATCGTACCAAACCTATTTAACTAATTTAGAACTGATTAATTTAGAAGAAAAAAACGAGGCAATTGCAAATCAAAATTTGAATATCACTTTAGACAAATTTAAAATTGGAACGATAACAACTTTAGAATTCAGAACAGCACAATTAAATTATGTAAATGCAAAAGTGCGTTATAGTAATGCTCAATTTCAAGCTAAATTATCGGAAATTGCTTTAAAGGAACTTGCTGGAACTATTACATTTTAAAAGATATAAAAGGTTTCGAATGTTCTTATTAATTCATATACTTTTAAATAATTTAATTCACTGCTCTCCTCCTTTTCATTTAGGTTTCCACTTAAAAAGTTAGTATATAAAATACACACTTAGTTGTATCAAGGAATTAGAAAAAACCAAAAAAAATGTTTCTTTCTACAACATGCAATCCTTATATTTGCAAACTCATTAAAATTCACAGATGAAAATATCTTACAACTGGTTAAAGCAGTTCATTAAAATAGACTCGAATTCCGAAGAAACAGCGGCTTTACTAACCGATTTAGGTCTTGAAGTAGAAATTGTTGATAAATACCAATCGGTAAAAGGCGGATTAGAAGGCATCGTTGTAGGACACGTACTTACTTGTATTCAGCATCCGGATGCTGATCGATTGAAAATAACTACAGTCGATTTAGGAACTGGTATTCCCGTACAAATTGTATGTGGTGCAAGCAATGTTGCTGCAGGACAAAAAGTACCTGTTGCGACTATTGGAACTGTATTATACGACAAAGAAGGTGTTGCTTTTACAATCAAAAAAGGAAAAATACGAGGACAAGAAAGCCACGGAATGATTTGCGCTGAAGATGAATTAGGTCTTGGTGAAGGTCATGATGGTATTATGGTTCTTGATGACGAACTAGTACCGGGAACTCTTGCAGCTACTGTATTCAAAATTGAGAATGATGAAGTATTCGAAATTGGATTAACTCCCAATCGCGCTGATGCGATGAGTCATTTAGGGACAGCTCGTGATTTGAGAGCAGGTATGATCCAAAATGGTACAAACGTTGAACTGATAACTCCTTCAGTAAGTAATTTTAGAGTTGATAAAAGAACTTTAAAAATTGATATTGACGTCAAAGAGCCTAAACTAGCTCCTAGATATTGCGGTGTAACTATTTCAGGAATCGAAGTTAAAGCTTCTCCAGCATGGTTACAAAATAGATTAAAAGCTATTGGATTAAGTCCAAAAAACAATATTGTCGATGTTACAAATTATGTGTTACATGAATTAGGACAGCCACTTCATGCTTTTGATGCATCAAAAATTAATGGCAAAATCATTGTGCAAACACTTCCGACGGGAACTAAGTTTGTTACTCTTGACGATGTTGAAAGAACATTGCATGAAGAAGATTTGATGATTTGTGACGAAAAAGGTCCCTTATGTATCGCTGGAGTTTTTGGTGGTAAAAAATCGGGAGTTTCTGAGAATACCAGTTCTATCTTCTTAGAAAGCGCGTACTTCAATCCAGTTACTATCCGTAAATCAGCTAAAAGACATCAGTTAAACACGGACGCATCTTTTAGATTTGAAAGAGGTATTGACCCAACTATTACGGAGTATGCTTTAAAACGTGCTGCTTTATTAATTCAAGAAGTTGCAGGTGGTGAAATCACATCAGATTTAATCAACGTTTATCCAAAGAAAATTGAGGATTTCTCAGTTTTTCTAAACTTTAGTAAAGCAGCTAAAATTATAGGTGAGGAATTACCAAAAGACACTATTAAGAAGATATTAGTTTCATTAGACATTAAAGTAAATAGTGTTTCTGACGCTGGTTTAGGATTAACAATTCCTGCTTACCGCGTTGACGTACAAAGAGAAATCGATGTGATTGAAGAAATATTGAGAGTCTATGGATACAACAATATTAAGTTTTCTAAAAAAGTAAACGCTACCGTTTCTAATTCACCACGAAACGAAGATTACAAAGTACAAAATGTAATTGCTACACAATTAAATTCACAAGGATTTAATGAAATGATGGCTAACTCATTGACTACAGCTACTTATGTTGAACTTTCAGAGGAATTAAATCCTTCGCATAATGTCACAATGCTTAATCCGTTGAGTGCTGATTTAGCAACGATGAGACAATCATTATTATTTTCAGGATTAGAAGTAGTTTCTTATAATATCAATCGAAAAAATGCCGATTTAAAATTATTTGAATTTGGGAAAACATACCATAACTATCTTGCTGGTTACGAAGAGATAAAACATTTAAGTTTATTTCTAACGGGTAGCAGAAATCAGGAAAGTTGGACTGGCGCTCAAAAGCCATCTGATTTTTTCTTATTCAAGGGCTATGTAACTGGAATACTTTCTAGATTAGGCATCACAAAAACTCAAAATGTACCATCAACTTCAGATGTATTCTCAGAAGGAATCGCGATTGCAATTGGTAATGATACATTGGTAGAGTTAGGAGTAGTAAAAAAATCAATATTAAAACATTTTGGAATCAAGCAAGAAGTTTTTTACGCTGATTTTAATTGGGCTTTAATTTTAAAATTAATTGCTACTAAAATAAAATATACAGAGATTCCTAAATATCCAGAAGTGCGAAGAGATTTAGCTTTGTTGATTGACCAAAATGTATCTTACGAGAGTATTTACAATATTGCTAAACAAACGGAAAAAGCACTTTTAAAAGACATTAATTTATTTGATGTTTACGAAGGACAAAATCTTCCGGAAGGTAAAAAATCATACGCATTGCGTTTCACTATTCAAGACAATTCAAAAACATTGACCGATACTCAAATTGATAAAATTATGAGTAAATTGCAAAATAATTTTGAAACAGAACTTGGTGCAAGTTTAAGATAATTTTTTTTTTTTTTGAAATCCCATTCGCTCCGGTGAATGGGATTTTTTTATACAGAAAAGGCTCTGCAAATCGCAGAGCCTTTTCATTACAAAAACATCAACCTATAAACAAACTAACTTTTTGGTAATACTACGGCGTCAATTACATGAATTACGCCGTTTGATTGGTTTACATCGGCAATAGTTACTTTAGCACTATTTCCGTTCTCATCCGTAATGTATAAATTTTTTCCTTTCATCCAAGCAGTCAAAGTTCCACCACTAACTGTTTTCATAATTGCTTTCCCCTTTCCCATTTTAATAGCTTTAGCTACATCCGTTGAATTCATTTTTCCTGCTACAACATGATACGTCAAGATTGTTTGTAACATTTTCATATTTTCTGGCATCAATAAAGTCTCAACTGTTCCCTTTGGTAATTTATCAAATGCAGCGTTTGTTGGGGCAAAAACGGTGAATGGTCCTTTACTTTGTAATGTTTCTACTAATCCTGCTGCTTTAACAGCCGCAACAAGCGTAGTATGATCTTTTGAGTTTACAGCGTTTTCTATGATGTTTTTAGTTGGATACATTGCTGCTCCACCAACCATTTTTGTTTTTTGAGCAAATGATGTAGCTCCAAATACTAATGCTATAAAAGCAACTGATAAAAATTTTCTAGTGTTCATAATAATCTATTTTTTAAGTTATATAAAGTCATTTACGCACTAAGATTGAGTTTGGTTTTAAAAAAATGAAAATATTTTTTAAATTATTGATTACTAATTAGTTATTAATTATTATTTTTTACCCTTATGAAAATATAAAGTTCTACAATAGCCCCGATTGAAGCGCTATCCTGTTATAAAGCTTAGAGCCTTCGAAAGGCTAGAAGTTTTATAAAAGATATAGCGCAAAGCGGGATTACTCATGAATTGAAAAAAGATTGCCGTGCTCTAAAAGAAACAGCAGAACATTTTAAAGCAAAAAAAAAACTCCACATTGCTGTGGAGCTTTCTATATTTAAAAAATTTCAAGAAATTATTTTTTCTCTGATTTTTCCATTTTAGCTTTCAATGCAGCTAACATATCATTGTTATCACCTAAAGTTGCAGCTGGTGCATTTGTAGATGAGTTAGATGAAGTGTTTTCAGTCGCAGTTTTCACATTTTTCTCTTCTTCTTCACGGAAGATAGCTGTGTGAGATGCAACTACTCTTTTAAATTCTTTGTTGAATTCAATTACTTTAAAATCAGCAGAATCTCCTTTTTTCAATTTCTTTCCGTCTTCTTTTTCAAGGTGACGAGTAGGAATGAAAGCAACGATATCATCTCCGAATTCTACAGTAGCTCCTTTGTCAACAATTTCAGAAATTTCACCATTGTGGATAGTTCCTACAGCGAAAGAATCTTCATACTGATCCCAAGGATTAGCAGTTGTTTGTTTGTGACCTAAAGATAATTTACGTCCATCAACATCTAACTCTAATACTACTACGTCAAGTTTTTCACCAACATTTACAAATTCAGATGGGTGTTTGATTTTCTTAGTCCAAGAAAGATCAGAAATGTAGATTAATCCATCAATTCCTTCTTCTAATTCTACGAAAATACCAAAGTTTGTAAAGTTTCTAACGATACCTGTATGTTTAGAACCTACTGGGTATTTAGCAGTGATATCAGTCCAAGGATCTTGAGACAATTGTTTGATACCTAATGACATTTTACGGTCATCTCTATCTAAAGTTAAGATAACAGCCTCAACAACATCACCTACTTTTACGAAATCTTGAGCAGAACGTAAATGAGTAGACCAAGACATTTCAGAAACGTGGATTAAACCTTCAACACCTTCAGCAACTTCGATAAATGCACCGTAATCAGCGATTACAACTACTTTACCTTTTACTTTGTCTCCAATTGCTAATTTAGCATCTAGAGCATCCCAAGGGTGAGCGTTTAATTGTTTCAATCCTAATTGAATTCTTGTTTTCTCATCATCGAAATCAAGGATTACAACGTTTAATTTTTGATCTAATTCAAGAACTTCAGATGGGTGGTTGATTCTAGACCAAGAAAGGTCAGTAATGTGAATCAATCCATCAACTCCACCTAAGTCAATAAAGACACCGTAAGAAGTAATGTTTTTAACAACACCTTCTAATACTTGACCTTTTTGTAATTGACCGATAATTTCTTTTTTCTGGATTTCGATATCCGCTTCAATAAGCGCTTTATGCGAAACAACAACATTTTTGAATTCGTGGTTGATTTTCACAACTTTAAATTCCATCATTTTGTTTACATATACATCGTAGTCTCTAATTGGTTTAACATCAATTTGAGATCCTGGTAAAAACGCTTCAATTCCGAAAACGTCAACGATCATACCACCTTTAGTTCTGCATTTTACAAAACCATTAACGATTTCTCCTGTTTCGTTAGCCGAAATAACTCTATCCCATGATTTGATAGTACGTGCTTTTCTGTGAGATAAAACTAATTGACCAGTTTTGTCCTCACGGATGTCGATTAATACTTCAACAGTATCACCTACTTTTAATGCTGGGTTGTAACGGAATTCGTTTAATGAAATAACACCTTCCGATTTTGCGTTGATATCAACGATAACGTCTCTATCTGTAATTCTAACAACTACTCCATCTACCACTTCTTCTTGATCAGTAGCGATAAAAGTTTTTGAAACTAGTTCTTCGAATTCTAATAAGTTTTTCTCATCAACTGCATCAATACCTTCTTCGAAATTGTGCCAGTTAAAATTTGCTAAAAACTCTTCTTGTGATTTTACTTGTTCAGACATGCTGATTAAAAATTTGTATTCTGTATTCTCTCGAGTTTCTTAATGCGATAGAAAACAGCAGAAGTTGTTTGTATAATTAGTTGATACCTAAAGGAAACTCTTATTCACCAAAAGGTTTGCAAAAGTAACACTTTTATTTTTATCCGCAAAATATTTAATCACTCATAACCAACAGAAATTAGAAATTTAAATCATTGATTATCAATACTAAATATAAAAACGATTAGGAGCGAGTTACTGGGGCTTTTTCAGGTATTAGGATTCCCGCTTTACACTATATCTTTTTTCTACCTTCCAGCCCTCAAATTGCTGTAAGCTAGAAAAAAGGAAACCGTTTCAATCGGGGCTAGATTGGGTTTAGTATTTTATGTTTGTGAAATTTCTCCAGGATGCAAAGTCAGGGGCTTAAAGACTTGCAAATAAATGGGGAAAAGCGCATAGACAATAAAGAGTTTATATTTCTTATCAATGCTTCCAGCCTATTAAACGTTGTAAGCATTACAAATACTGTAAGCAATAAGAACAATATTTCCTGAAACTTTTGGAACAATTGCAGTCATCACCCTTTATTGAGTATTTTTCATTATAAAAAAAACCGACAACTATTATCAGTTATCGGTTAATATTATATTTTTTTAATGTGTAAAGCTCTCCAGCGCTTTAGGATCGTGTTTATGTTTAAAAAATATTGCAAAGGCAATTGCTATCACTAAAGCATATGCTGCAAAGGCTAACCATATATTTGGCCAGTCTTTCATAAAAATGGTCTGACTCAACGTTCCATCCGATCCAACTGTCGCATTCGATTTACTTATAAAAGCAGCCAGATGACTGTCTCCTGGAACTGTTTGAAGGTGTGTTGCCAAACCAGATACAGTCGTATACGCTTTTGTAAAGAAATGTTCAATTGCCCATCCAGCAATTACGCTTCCTAAAACTGCCCCTACCCCATTTGTCATCATCATAAATAAACCTTGTGCAGATGACCGTGTCTCTGCATCGGTATTCGTATCGACAAACAACGATCCCGAAATATTGAAGAAGTCAAATGCCATTCCGTAAACCACACATGAAAATATAATCATCCACAATCCGTCGATAGGATCTCCAAAAGCAAAAAGACCAAAACGCAATACCCAAGCAAGCATACTAATTAACATAACCTGTTTAATACCAAATCGTTTAAGAAAGAACGGAATGGCGAGTATGAACAAAGTCTCAGAAATCTGCGAAATAGACATAATAATTGTCGAACGTTCTACTACGAAAGAGGTCGCATATTTAGGAAAATGTTCAAAT carries:
- a CDS encoding TolC family protein — encoded protein: MINTKILFRSLILLFFFVVKISAQEVLTLENAVKVALENNYEIKIASNNSLISKTNVTSGNAGMLPKATATITDSNGIQNLSQTRADGTVNELDNGKSSNLNYGIGLDWTIFDGFKMFAKRDQLKELQKLGEAQLKMTIITKISDVSATYFDLVQQQQQLAALDTTIVISNQRLNLAQNRFSIGKASKLEVLNAQVDLNTDKVALLRQKELYANTKIILNQILARDVKTDFTVIDNITVDSQLLLPELTALAEKQNPQLEAQIINRKVAELQLKQIKGTRYPTVKLNTGYNFSESRSSLGFTTQSSARGLNYGFNASLNLFDGFAQNRNEQIAKIQIDNSKLAFDQQNELLYSQLATSYQTYLTNLELINLEEKNEAIANQNLNITLDKFKIGTITTLEFRTAQLNYVNAKVRYSNAQFQAKLSEIALKELAGTITF
- the pheT gene encoding phenylalanine--tRNA ligase subunit beta, which codes for MKISYNWLKQFIKIDSNSEETAALLTDLGLEVEIVDKYQSVKGGLEGIVVGHVLTCIQHPDADRLKITTVDLGTGIPVQIVCGASNVAAGQKVPVATIGTVLYDKEGVAFTIKKGKIRGQESHGMICAEDELGLGEGHDGIMVLDDELVPGTLAATVFKIENDEVFEIGLTPNRADAMSHLGTARDLRAGMIQNGTNVELITPSVSNFRVDKRTLKIDIDVKEPKLAPRYCGVTISGIEVKASPAWLQNRLKAIGLSPKNNIVDVTNYVLHELGQPLHAFDASKINGKIIVQTLPTGTKFVTLDDVERTLHEEDLMICDEKGPLCIAGVFGGKKSGVSENTSSIFLESAYFNPVTIRKSAKRHQLNTDASFRFERGIDPTITEYALKRAALLIQEVAGGEITSDLINVYPKKIEDFSVFLNFSKAAKIIGEELPKDTIKKILVSLDIKVNSVSDAGLGLTIPAYRVDVQREIDVIEEILRVYGYNNIKFSKKVNATVSNSPRNEDYKVQNVIATQLNSQGFNEMMANSLTTATYVELSEELNPSHNVTMLNPLSADLATMRQSLLFSGLEVVSYNINRKNADLKLFEFGKTYHNYLAGYEEIKHLSLFLTGSRNQESWTGAQKPSDFFLFKGYVTGILSRLGITKTQNVPSTSDVFSEGIAIAIGNDTLVELGVVKKSILKHFGIKQEVFYADFNWALILKLIATKIKYTEIPKYPEVRRDLALLIDQNVSYESIYNIAKQTEKALLKDINLFDVYEGQNLPEGKKSYALRFTIQDNSKTLTDTQIDKIMSKLQNNFETELGASLR
- a CDS encoding fasciclin domain-containing protein, translating into MNTRKFLSVAFIALVFGATSFAQKTKMVGGAAMYPTKNIIENAVNSKDHTTLVAAVKAAGLVETLQSKGPFTVFAPTNAAFDKLPKGTVETLLMPENMKMLQTILTYHVVAGKMNSTDVAKAIKMGKGKAIMKTVSGGTLTAWMKGKNLYITDENGNSAKVTIADVNQSNGVIHVIDAVVLPKS
- the rpsA gene encoding 30S ribosomal protein S1; its protein translation is MSEQVKSQEEFLANFNWHNFEEGIDAVDEKNLLEFEELVSKTFIATDQEEVVDGVVVRITDRDVIVDINAKSEGVISLNEFRYNPALKVGDTVEVLIDIREDKTGQLVLSHRKARTIKSWDRVISANETGEIVNGFVKCRTKGGMIVDVFGIEAFLPGSQIDVKPIRDYDVYVNKMMEFKVVKINHEFKNVVVSHKALIEADIEIQKKEIIGQLQKGQVLEGVVKNITSYGVFIDLGGVDGLIHITDLSWSRINHPSEVLELDQKLNVVILDFDDEKTRIQLGLKQLNAHPWDALDAKLAIGDKVKGKVVVIADYGAFIEVAEGVEGLIHVSEMSWSTHLRSAQDFVKVGDVVEAVILTLDRDDRKMSLGIKQLSQDPWTDITAKYPVGSKHTGIVRNFTNFGIFVELEEGIDGLIYISDLSWTKKIKHPSEFVNVGEKLDVVVLELDVDGRKLSLGHKQTTANPWDQYEDSFAVGTIHNGEISEIVDKGATVEFGDDIVAFIPTRHLEKEDGKKLKKGDSADFKVIEFNKEFKRVVASHTAIFREEEEKNVKTATENTSSNSSTNAPAATLGDNNDMLAALKAKMEKSEKK